A DNA window from Naumovozyma dairenensis CBS 421 chromosome 8, complete genome contains the following coding sequences:
- the YPD1 gene encoding Ypd1p (similar to Saccharomyces cerevisiae YPD1 (YDL235C); ancestral locus Anc_2.27), producing MMPHSIPQDIINWTILNEIISMDDDDPDFSKQLIIQYIDQAETVFNQIEEHLQSTKDLTQLDSLGHFLKGSSAALGLQRIAWVCERIQNLGRKLEDNFPNQKDLLKGLPKDTIIPECDDNQDITLPNDDELVDKNNDKDNKLYILLITKALRQARLEFKLAINDLSKYYKTDLFASTTSS from the coding sequence atgATGCCTCACTCTATACCACaagatataattaattGGACTATACTGAATGAAATAATATCCatggatgatgatgaccCAGATTTCTCTAAACAATTaatcattcaatatattgatCAAGCTGAAACTGTATTTAATCAAATAGAAGAACATTTACAATCAACAAAGGATTTAACTCAGTTAGATAGTTTGGGGCACTTCTTAAAGGGTTCATCTGCTGCACTAGGTTTACAAAGAATTGCTTGGGTTTGTGaaagaattcaaaactTGGGAAGAAAATTGGAAGATAATTTCCCTAATCAAAAGGATTTATTAAAAGGTTTACCTAAAGATACTATTATACCAGAGTGTGATGATAACCAAGACATAACACTACCAAACGATGATGAACTTGTTGATAAGAATAACGATAaggataataaattatatatccTTTTAATAACAAAAGCGTTAAGACAAGCAAGATTGGAATTTAAATTGGCAATAAATGATTTGtccaaatattataaaacTGATCTATTCGCTAGTACGACAAGTTCATGA
- the NDAI0H03960 gene encoding NAD(P)H-dependent oxidoreductase, whose amino-acid sequence MTTSNTIKKVLIVFGHPERKSFNGSLLDATVKNLESQGLEVKVSDLYRMNWKSEVTEDDFPETHEKGTRLEVAPESLAAFQDHKLTPDVVAEQEKLEWADLVILQFPLWWTCFPAILKGWVDRVFSAGLAYYRPERFGDGAFAGKKAMLMVSTGGAESHYSATGIHGPINDLLFPIQHGMLFYTGMTILPPFVTYSAYNITDNKFNSILEDLYNHFKDIDSLKPIAYRKQAEDYDPKTKELKQEIVDASNEKGFSLHIRKD is encoded by the coding sequence atgacAACTTCCAACACTATCAAAAAAGTTTTAATCGTCTTTGGTCATCCAGAACGTAAATCGTTCAATGGGTCTCTATTAGACGCTACTGTCAAGAATTTAGAATCTCAAGGCCTTGAAGTCAAAGTCTCAGATCTGTACAgaatgaattggaaatcaGAAGTCACAGAAGACGACTTCCCCGAAACTCATGAAAAGGGAACAAGATTAGAGGTTGCGCCAGAATCCTTAGCTGCTTTCCAAGATCACAAGTTGACACCAGATGTCGTTgctgaacaagaaaaattggaatGGGCGGATTTAGTCATCCTCCAATTCCCATTATGGTGGACTTGTTTTCCTGCTATCTTGAAAGGTTGGGTAGACAGAGTTTTTAGTGCTGGATTAGCATACTACCGTCCTGAAAGATTTGGTGATGGTGCCTTTGCTGGTAAGAAGGCAATGCTAATGGTTTCTACTGGTGGGGCCGAAAGTCATTATTCTGCGACCGGTATACATGGTCCAATTAATGACCTTTTATTCCCTATTCAACATGGAATGTTGTTTTACACTGGGATGACTATCTTACCACCATTCGTTACATATTCAGCTTACAATATAACTGATAATAAGTTCAATTCTATTTTGGAAGATTTGTACAACCAtttcaaagatattgaCTCTTTGAAACCAATCGCATACAGAAAGCAAGCTGAGGATTATGATCCAAAAACAAAGGAATTGAAGCAAGAGATTGTCGATGCAAGCAATGAAAAGGGATTCTCTTTACATATTCGCAAGGATTAG